A DNA window from Helianthus annuus cultivar XRQ/B chromosome 15, HanXRQr2.0-SUNRISE, whole genome shotgun sequence contains the following coding sequences:
- the LOC110911354 gene encoding benzoate carboxyl methyltransferase, with protein MALVNILHMTTGHEDSSYAKNSLLQETVIQKAIPCLNHTIKGIASRDIFLDGCFKIADLGCGSSRNTLLVASNIIDIVIEVCKENNHKPPQFQVCLNDLFGNDFNNLFKLLPEFYAKLKREKGENVGPCIVSAVPGSFYGRLFPDKSLHLVHSSFSVHWLSQVPEGIENNTLNIYPAKTSPPNVFQAYAKQFRIDFTNFLKLRSKEIVRGGCMILTFLGRSIADPTCDDNCSLWEQLAQSLQDMVKEGLVRESNLNSFNLPLYYPCVDEVRDAIKNEGSFSLDNLTVFQVNWDPQDTDYTNTNDSIDLGQKHGRNTAKHIRAVTEPLLTSHFGNSINVVALFKKFEKHLAEHLANKKTRYFNILISLTKNE; from the exons ATGGCATTAGTAAACATCCTACATATGACTACTGGCCATGAAGATTCAAGCTATGCCAAGAACTCCCTTCTTCAG GAAACTGTTATACAAAAAGCGATACCATGTCTTAATCATACAATCAAGGGTATTGCAAGCCGTGATATCTTTTTAGACGGTTGTTTCAAGATTGCAGATTTAGGATGCGGCTCTAGTAGAAACACGCTCTTGGTTGCATCTAATATAATTGATATAGTCATTGAGGTCTGCAAAGAAAATAACCATAAACCACCACAGTTTCAAGTATGCTTAAATGACCTATTTGGAAATGATTTCAATAACCTTTTCAAATTATTACCCGAATTTTATGCAAAGCTGAAGAGGGAGAAGGGAGAAAACGTTGGCCCTTGTATTGTTTCAGCCGTTCCTGGTTCCTTTTACGGTAGACTTTTTCCGGACAAAAGTTTGCACCTTGTCCACTCCTCTTTTAGTGTTCATTGGCTTTCTCAG GTACCTGAAGGCATAGAAAACAACACATTAAATATATACCCAGCGAAAACAAGTCCTCCAAATGTCTTCCAAGCATATGCAAAGCAATTTCGTATCGACTTCACGAATTTTCTAAAATTGCGTTCCAAGGAAATAGTACGTGGTGGATGCATGATTTTAACATTTTTAGGTCGAAGTATTGCTGATCCAACTTGTGATGACAATTGCAGTCTCTGGGAGCAACTTGCACAGTCACTTCAGGACATGGTCAAAGAG GGATTGGTTCGAGAATCCAATCTTAATTCATTCAATTTGCCACTTTATTATCCATGTGTGGATGAAGTTAGGGATGCTATTAAAAATGAGGGATCTTTTTCTCTTGATAACTTGACTGTTTTTCAAGTTAACTGGGACCCACAAGACACAGATTACACAAATACAAACGATTCAATTGACCTCGGCCAAAAGCACGGTAGGAACACAGCCAAACATATCAGAGCGGTTACAGAACCGTTATTGACGTCTCATTTTGGGAACTCCATAAATGTTGTCGCGCTGTTTAAGAAGTTTGAGAAGCATTTGGCAGAACATCTCGCTAACAAGAAAACAAGATACTTCAACATACTAATTTCATTGACTAAAAATGAATAG